Proteins encoded together in one Streptomyces sp. NBC_01408 window:
- a CDS encoding toxin-antitoxin system, toxin component: MRTTRAMRRLGCDLLEGARLARSADVTEIIARVCAAYGRRRGGRTVDFRFVPFPPGTASGLWLQMDERDLLVIEEHTRPEHQLVIACHELWHVDEGTCDSHGPGMAVAARLTGRSGGLAELLHSEAGLSSVVRQAAARADQEDPAEIRAEIFGLHLGKILKGYLPPPREEQFPEAIERIKTSLGWGR; encoded by the coding sequence ATGAGGACCACGCGGGCCATGCGGAGGCTGGGCTGCGATCTGCTGGAGGGCGCGCGGCTGGCGCGCTCGGCGGACGTCACCGAGATCATCGCGCGCGTGTGCGCCGCGTACGGCCGACGGCGCGGCGGGCGGACCGTGGACTTCCGCTTCGTTCCGTTCCCGCCCGGCACCGCCAGCGGGCTCTGGCTCCAGATGGACGAGCGCGACCTCCTCGTGATCGAGGAACACACCCGGCCCGAACACCAGCTCGTCATCGCCTGCCACGAGTTATGGCACGTGGACGAGGGCACCTGCGACAGCCACGGACCGGGCATGGCGGTGGCCGCGCGGCTGACGGGCCGCAGCGGCGGACTCGCCGAACTGCTGCACTCGGAGGCCGGGCTGAGCTCGGTGGTGCGGCAGGCGGCCGCCCGGGCCGACCAGGAGGATCCGGCGGAGATCCGGGCCGAGATCTTCGGCCTGCACCTCGGCAAGATCCTCAAGGGGTACCTGCCACCACCCCGGGAAGAACAGTTCCCCGAGGCGATCGAGCGCATCAAGACCTCGCTCGGCTGGGGACGTTGA
- a CDS encoding NAD(P)/FAD-dependent oxidoreductase: MTQSSPPRHAVVIGGSMAGLLAAAVLAEHATVTIIDADTLPDSPAPRRGLPQARHVHVMWSGGARAIEEILPGITGDWTAAGAIRRSLPTDLVTKTAQGWIPRFGEKQFNISCSRDLLDSVVRARVTGLTGVSTLQQSRVRGLEGTAARVTGVRVDTPDEAGRLIAADLVVDASGRGSRARNWLQELGVSGIRRAEVDSGLVYATRIFEAPAGAHAANFPIVNVQSDPRVHVPGQTATIVPIENGQWQATLSGTRGGQPTGDPDQFIPFAKGIRDPIVGELLEGKKPLTDVAVTQGTANRRIYFEKADLPDGFFAVGDSVATFNPLYGQGMTVAAQGLLAVRALLRARGGLSHPSLGRQAQRALAPQVSTAWELATSQDILYPGATGMRPRAGAGVLNGYVDRLMTGATTREALTAAFLQVITMSSAPTYWLRPSVVWRVLRASDREALKAPPLTAAERIVAGLDQDADPVGPADPVGRAR, translated from the coding sequence ATGACCCAGTCTTCCCCGCCCCGCCACGCCGTCGTCATCGGCGGCAGCATGGCCGGCCTGCTCGCGGCCGCCGTGCTCGCCGAGCACGCGACGGTCACGATCATCGACGCGGACACCCTGCCGGACAGCCCGGCGCCCCGGCGCGGACTCCCGCAGGCCCGGCACGTCCACGTCATGTGGTCCGGCGGGGCCCGCGCCATCGAGGAGATCCTCCCGGGCATCACCGGGGACTGGACGGCGGCGGGCGCGATCCGCCGCAGCCTGCCCACCGACCTCGTCACGAAGACCGCCCAGGGCTGGATCCCGCGCTTCGGCGAGAAGCAGTTCAACATCTCCTGCAGCCGCGACCTCCTCGACTCGGTGGTCCGCGCCCGGGTGACCGGCCTGACCGGCGTCTCCACCCTCCAGCAGAGCCGGGTCCGCGGCCTGGAGGGCACGGCGGCACGGGTCACCGGCGTCCGCGTCGACACCCCGGACGAGGCGGGCAGGCTCATCGCCGCCGACCTCGTGGTGGACGCGTCCGGACGCGGCTCCCGCGCCCGGAACTGGCTCCAGGAACTCGGCGTCAGCGGCATCAGGCGGGCCGAGGTCGACTCCGGACTGGTCTACGCGACACGGATCTTCGAGGCACCCGCCGGAGCCCACGCGGCGAACTTCCCCATCGTCAACGTGCAGTCCGACCCGCGCGTGCACGTACCCGGCCAGACGGCCACCATCGTGCCCATCGAGAACGGCCAGTGGCAGGCCACCCTGTCCGGGACCCGGGGCGGCCAGCCGACCGGCGACCCCGACCAGTTCATCCCCTTCGCCAAGGGCATCCGGGACCCGATCGTCGGCGAACTCCTGGAGGGGAAGAAGCCGCTGACGGACGTCGCCGTCACCCAGGGCACCGCCAACCGCCGGATCTACTTCGAGAAGGCCGACCTGCCCGACGGCTTCTTCGCCGTCGGCGACTCGGTCGCCACCTTCAACCCGCTGTACGGGCAGGGCATGACGGTCGCCGCCCAGGGACTGCTGGCCGTACGCGCCCTGCTGCGCGCCAGGGGCGGGCTCTCCCACCCCTCCCTCGGCCGCCAGGCCCAGCGGGCGCTCGCCCCGCAGGTGAGCACCGCCTGGGAGCTGGCCACCTCGCAGGACATCCTCTACCCCGGCGCCACGGGGATGCGGCCCCGGGCCGGCGCCGGGGTACTCAACGGGTACGTCGACCGGCTGATGACGGGCGCCACCACGCGGGAGGCGCTCACCGCGGCCTTCCTCCAGGTGATCACCATGAGCAGCGCGCCCACGTACTGGCTGCGCCCCTCGGTGGTGTGGCGCGTGCTGCGCGCCTCGGACCGGGAGGCCCTGAAGGCGCCGCCGCTGACCGCGGCCGAACGGATCGTCGCCGGCCTCGACCAGGACGCCGACCCGGTGGGCCCGGCCGACCCGGTCGGCCGGGCCAGATGA
- a CDS encoding MAB_1171c family putative transporter, producing the protein MTDGLILYVPGAVLILVLLAKAPTLRRGWDQPLMRAVCALLVVGSLVMFLAAPPTISAVNRLTGVVNFSAPLVFGVLTAFSGSCVVLVLQWGGGPPAVVRRATWLTVAVFGGVSLLIVVLFVIGDAPVERLRDLDTYYANTPWIREMIICYLLAHTVGSSVLTGLCGKWLLSADHSLRPLRTGLALIVFGGLLDLGYLVVKWAALGARWTGRDWDLLSTHVAPPLASGAALMVGTGFIVPLVGGSPAWRDFSRYRRLHPLWKALRGFAASSVRTVPLTWWSPVGIRLIHRESVIDDGILALAPWFDPAVRRTAYEAARGQGLCEARAAVVADAAVLAAACQGRAAGAGPEHPDPYRLDSRPLTALSREFRGSPVVAAARRAAAAAARS; encoded by the coding sequence ATGACGGACGGCCTCATCCTCTACGTGCCGGGCGCGGTCCTGATCCTGGTGCTCCTCGCCAAGGCCCCGACACTGCGCCGGGGCTGGGACCAGCCGCTGATGCGGGCGGTCTGCGCGCTGCTCGTCGTCGGCTCCCTGGTCATGTTCCTGGCGGCGCCGCCGACGATCTCCGCGGTCAACCGTCTCACCGGGGTGGTCAACTTCTCGGCGCCGCTCGTGTTCGGTGTGCTCACCGCGTTCTCGGGCTCCTGCGTGGTGCTGGTCCTGCAGTGGGGCGGCGGCCCGCCGGCCGTGGTCCGGCGGGCGACGTGGCTGACGGTGGCCGTCTTCGGCGGGGTCTCGCTGCTGATCGTCGTCCTGTTCGTGATCGGCGACGCGCCCGTGGAGCGGCTGCGCGACCTGGACACGTACTACGCCAACACGCCGTGGATCCGCGAGATGATCATCTGCTACCTGCTCGCGCACACCGTCGGCAGCTCGGTCCTGACGGGGCTGTGCGGGAAATGGCTGCTGAGCGCCGACCACTCGCTGCGGCCGCTGCGCACCGGACTGGCCCTGATCGTCTTCGGCGGGCTGCTGGACCTCGGCTACCTCGTCGTGAAGTGGGCCGCGCTGGGCGCCCGCTGGACCGGCCGCGACTGGGACCTGCTGTCCACGCACGTGGCCCCGCCGCTGGCCTCCGGGGCGGCCCTGATGGTCGGCACGGGCTTCATCGTGCCGCTGGTGGGCGGATCGCCGGCCTGGCGGGACTTCAGCCGGTACCGGCGGCTGCACCCGCTGTGGAAGGCGCTGCGCGGCTTCGCCGCCTCCAGCGTCCGCACGGTGCCGCTGACCTGGTGGTCGCCGGTGGGGATCCGGCTGATCCACCGGGAGTCCGTCATCGACGACGGGATCCTGGCCCTGGCCCCCTGGTTCGACCCCGCCGTACGGCGGACCGCGTACGAGGCCGCGCGCGGGCAGGGCCTGTGCGAGGCGCGGGCCGCGGTGGTGGCGGACGCGGCCGTGCTGGCCGCGGCCTGCCAGGGCCGGGCGGCCGGCGCCGGGCCCGAGCACCCGGACCCGTACCGCCTGGACAGCCGGCCGCTGACCGCCCTGTCCCGGGAGTTCCGCGGCTCCCCCGTCGTGGCCGCCGCGCGCCGGGCCGCGGCCGCGGCCGCGCGGAGCTGA
- a CDS encoding bifunctional 5,10-methylenetetrahydrofolate dehydrogenase/5,10-methenyltetrahydrofolate cyclohydrolase: MTTATAQLMDGTALARRISEQTAAHAAKITERTGTAPCLATVLVGEDPASVTYVRMKQNRCAKAGITSRHVELPAATTTEELVATLTALSEDPEISGILLQHPVPHHIDERAAFEAIAPGKDVDGVTMHSFAAMGFGLPGFVSCTPGGIMRLLAAYDVDLTGKHAVVVGRSAILGKPAGMLLLEQNATVTYCHSRTQDLPSIVRQADVLVAAVGKAEFIRGEDIKPGAVVLDAGYNEGNVGDVHFESAAARASLITPVPGGVGPMTIAVLLEQTVQAAAAQAGLDG, from the coding sequence ATGACGACCGCCACTGCCCAGCTGATGGACGGCACCGCCCTCGCGCGGCGCATCTCGGAGCAGACCGCCGCCCACGCGGCGAAGATCACCGAGCGCACCGGCACCGCGCCCTGCCTCGCGACCGTCCTGGTCGGCGAGGACCCCGCGTCCGTGACCTACGTACGCATGAAGCAGAACCGCTGCGCCAAGGCCGGGATCACCTCCCGCCACGTGGAGCTGCCGGCCGCCACCACCACCGAGGAGCTGGTGGCCACCCTCACCGCGCTCTCCGAGGACCCCGAGATCAGCGGCATCCTGCTCCAGCACCCCGTCCCGCACCACATCGACGAGCGGGCCGCCTTCGAGGCCATCGCCCCGGGCAAGGACGTCGACGGGGTCACCATGCACTCCTTCGCCGCCATGGGCTTCGGCCTGCCGGGCTTCGTCTCCTGCACCCCCGGCGGGATCATGCGGCTGCTCGCCGCCTACGACGTGGACCTGACCGGCAAGCACGCCGTCGTCGTCGGCCGCAGCGCGATCCTGGGCAAGCCCGCCGGCATGCTGCTGCTGGAGCAGAACGCCACCGTCACCTACTGCCACTCGCGCACCCAGGACCTGCCCTCGATCGTGCGCCAGGCCGACGTGCTGGTCGCCGCCGTCGGGAAGGCCGAGTTCATCCGCGGCGAGGACATCAAGCCGGGCGCGGTGGTCCTGGACGCCGGGTACAACGAGGGCAACGTCGGCGACGTCCACTTCGAGTCGGCCGCCGCCCGGGCCTCGCTGATCACCCCCGTACCGGGCGGGGTCGGCCCGATGACCATCGCCGTGCTGCTGGAGCAGACCGTCCAGGCCGCCGCCGCGCAGGCCGGTCTGGACGGGTGA
- a CDS encoding methyltransferase domain-containing protein, protein MTRTFDHLVAEAESVSVDGWDFSWLDGRATEQRPSWGYQGLLRQRLAGVRSVLDIQTGGGEVLAGSGPLPPLTVATESWPPNVQKATELLHPLGAAVVADTDEPPLPFGDGAFELVTSRHPVTIWWDEIARVLLPGGSYLSQQVGPASVFELVEYFLGPQPEEVRRGRHPDDAVTEATAAGLEVVDLRSERLRTEFHDIGAVIYFLRKVIWMVPGFTVGQYRDRLRELHERIEREGPFIAHTARFLIEARKTG, encoded by the coding sequence ATGACGCGCACTTTCGACCACCTCGTCGCCGAAGCGGAATCGGTCTCCGTGGACGGCTGGGACTTCTCCTGGCTCGACGGCCGGGCCACCGAGCAGCGCCCCTCCTGGGGCTACCAGGGGCTGCTGCGGCAGCGCCTGGCCGGGGTCCGGTCCGTGCTCGACATCCAGACCGGCGGCGGCGAGGTGCTCGCCGGGTCCGGTCCACTGCCCCCGCTGACGGTGGCCACCGAGTCCTGGCCGCCCAACGTCCAGAAGGCCACCGAGCTGCTGCACCCGCTCGGCGCGGCCGTGGTCGCCGACACCGACGAGCCGCCGCTGCCCTTCGGGGACGGGGCCTTCGAGCTGGTCACCAGCCGGCATCCGGTGACCATCTGGTGGGACGAGATCGCGCGCGTGCTGCTGCCCGGCGGCTCCTACCTCTCGCAGCAGGTCGGTCCGGCGAGCGTCTTCGAGCTCGTCGAGTACTTCCTCGGCCCGCAGCCGGAGGAGGTCCGGCGCGGCCGGCACCCCGACGACGCGGTGACCGAGGCCACAGCGGCCGGCCTCGAAGTGGTCGATCTGCGGTCCGAACGACTGCGCACGGAGTTCCACGACATCGGAGCCGTGATCTACTTTCTACGGAAGGTGATCTGGATGGTGCCCGGCTTCACGGTCGGGCAGTACCGGGACCGGTTGCGCGAGCTGCACGAACGGATCGAACGCGAAGGTCCGTTCATCGCGCACACCGCCCGTTTCCTCATCGAGGCCCGCAAAACGGGCTGA
- a CDS encoding RNA polymerase sigma factor, with translation MSLSPSRTFPPEIAESEALVALVERGREQGHINGDDVRQAFEAGRIPVDQWKRVLRSLNQVLDEEGVALHVSAAPATKAPAKKPRKAAAPARTVAKKAAAAPRPIGARKTAAAPVAAAAAISADTEAAAEDSADAAEPKKRTVKKTAVKKTAVKKTAAAKKTGAKDGDEGEPPVAEGEDWAAEDLDEGDEKETPKTGGSAGFVLSDDDEDDAPAQTVMVAGATADPVKDYLKLIGKVPLLNAEQEVELAKRIEAGLFSEYKLEEEEDHKPAFKRELEILVEDGRRAKNHLLEANLRLVVSLAKRYTGRGMLFLDLIQEGNVGLIRAVEKFDYTKGFKFSTYATWWIRQAITRAMADQSRTIRIPVHMVEIINKLARVQRQMLQDLGREPTPEELGKELDMTPEKVIEVQKYGREPISLHTPLGEEGDSEFGDLIEDSEAVVPADAVSFTFLQEQLQSILGTLSEREAGVVSMRYGLNDGQPKTLDEIGRVYGVTRERIRQIESKTMSKLRHPSRSQVLRDYLD, from the coding sequence GTGTCGCTCAGCCCGTCCCGTACGTTCCCTCCGGAGATCGCCGAATCGGAGGCCCTCGTCGCGCTCGTCGAGCGCGGCCGCGAGCAGGGTCACATCAACGGTGACGACGTGCGCCAGGCCTTCGAGGCCGGCCGCATCCCGGTGGACCAGTGGAAGCGGGTCCTGCGCAGCCTGAACCAGGTCCTGGACGAGGAGGGTGTCGCCCTTCACGTCAGCGCGGCCCCCGCCACCAAGGCTCCCGCCAAGAAGCCCCGCAAGGCCGCCGCCCCCGCCCGCACCGTGGCCAAGAAGGCCGCCGCCGCGCCGCGCCCCATCGGCGCGCGCAAGACCGCGGCCGCTCCCGTGGCCGCCGCGGCGGCTATATCGGCCGACACCGAGGCCGCTGCCGAGGACTCGGCGGATGCCGCCGAGCCGAAGAAGCGCACGGTCAAGAAGACCGCCGTGAAGAAGACGGCCGTCAAGAAGACCGCCGCGGCGAAGAAGACCGGCGCCAAGGACGGCGACGAGGGCGAGCCCCCCGTGGCCGAGGGCGAGGACTGGGCAGCCGAGGACCTCGACGAGGGCGACGAGAAGGAGACGCCCAAGACGGGCGGCAGCGCCGGCTTCGTCCTGTCCGACGACGACGAGGACGACGCCCCGGCGCAGACGGTCATGGTCGCCGGCGCCACCGCCGACCCCGTCAAGGACTACCTCAAGCTCATCGGCAAGGTGCCGCTCCTCAACGCCGAGCAGGAGGTCGAGCTCGCCAAGCGCATCGAGGCGGGTCTGTTCTCCGAGTACAAGCTCGAAGAGGAGGAGGACCACAAGCCCGCGTTCAAGCGCGAGCTGGAGATCCTCGTCGAGGACGGCCGCCGCGCCAAGAACCACCTGCTGGAGGCCAACCTCCGCCTCGTGGTCTCCCTCGCCAAGCGCTACACCGGCCGCGGCATGCTCTTCCTGGACCTGATCCAGGAGGGCAACGTCGGCCTGATCCGCGCCGTGGAGAAGTTCGACTACACCAAGGGCTTCAAGTTCTCCACGTACGCCACGTGGTGGATCCGGCAGGCGATCACGCGCGCCATGGCCGACCAGTCGCGCACCATCCGCATCCCCGTCCACATGGTCGAGATCATCAACAAGCTGGCCCGTGTCCAGCGCCAGATGCTCCAGGACCTCGGCCGGGAGCCCACTCCGGAGGAGCTGGGCAAGGAACTCGACATGACCCCCGAGAAGGTCATCGAGGTCCAGAAGTACGGCCGCGAGCCGATCTCCCTGCACACCCCCCTGGGTGAGGAGGGCGACAGCGAGTTCGGTGACCTCATCGAGGACTCCGAGGCGGTCGTGCCCGCCGACGCGGTCTCCTTCACCTTCCTCCAGGAGCAGCTCCAGTCCATCCTGGGCACGCTCTCGGAGCGCGAGGCGGGCGTGGTCTCCATGCGCTACGGCCTCAACGACGGCCAGCCGAAGACCCTGGACGAGATCGGCCGCGTGTACGGGGTCACCCGTGAGCGCATCCGCCAGATCGAGTCCAAGACCATGTCCAAGCTGCGCCACCCCTCGCGCTCGCAGGTGCTGCGCGACTACCTCGACTAA
- a CDS encoding ATP-binding protein translates to MQAAVTVTPAQIPELLLGLATVRPVFLWGAPGIGKSSLVRKFADSLGLECVSLLGTQLAPEDLIGVPQIRDGRSVFCPPEAIARDEPYCLFLDELNAATPDVQKAFYSLILDRRIGSYELPAGSIVIGAGNRATDNALARPIASALVNRLTHVHLQASAADWLVWAGENGIHPWVTDYVTDRPDHLWSPPPKTEEPFSTPRSWHMLSDALHSFGTGLDEQTLKIVAHGTLTPAHAVSFCGYAKIVRHTFGIEAILKGDASWPTRLADRDLLYFLAEAFRGRLVKELPAQREHVSPAVRQTAHRAKSLLVQLAEISVEVAQTVIADDTDGLPVLPAWFLVEAARDMPRLVEARR, encoded by the coding sequence GTGCAGGCTGCCGTCACCGTCACCCCCGCCCAGATCCCCGAACTGCTCCTCGGCCTCGCCACCGTGCGTCCCGTGTTCCTCTGGGGGGCGCCGGGCATCGGCAAGTCCTCGCTGGTCAGGAAGTTCGCCGACTCGCTCGGGCTGGAGTGCGTCAGCCTCCTCGGTACGCAGCTCGCCCCCGAGGACCTGATCGGCGTACCCCAGATCCGTGACGGCCGGTCGGTGTTCTGCCCGCCCGAGGCGATCGCCCGCGACGAGCCCTACTGCCTCTTCCTCGACGAGCTCAACGCCGCGACCCCGGACGTCCAGAAAGCCTTCTACTCGCTGATCCTCGACCGCCGGATCGGCTCCTACGAACTCCCCGCGGGCTCCATCGTGATCGGCGCCGGCAACCGCGCCACCGACAACGCCCTGGCCCGCCCCATCGCCTCGGCCCTCGTCAACCGCCTCACCCACGTGCACCTCCAGGCGTCCGCGGCCGACTGGCTGGTGTGGGCCGGGGAGAACGGCATCCACCCCTGGGTCACCGACTACGTCACCGACCGCCCCGACCACCTCTGGTCGCCGCCGCCCAAGACGGAGGAGCCCTTCTCCACCCCGCGGTCCTGGCACATGCTCTCCGACGCCCTGCACTCCTTCGGGACCGGCCTGGACGAGCAGACCCTGAAGATCGTCGCGCACGGCACCCTGACCCCCGCGCACGCCGTCTCCTTCTGCGGCTACGCGAAGATCGTCCGCCACACCTTCGGCATCGAGGCCATCCTCAAGGGCGACGCCTCCTGGCCCACCCGCCTCGCCGACCGCGACCTGCTCTACTTCCTCGCCGAGGCCTTCCGCGGCCGCCTGGTCAAGGAACTCCCGGCGCAGAGGGAACACGTCTCGCCCGCCGTCCGGCAGACCGCCCACCGGGCCAAGTCCCTGCTCGTCCAGCTCGCCGAGATCTCCGTCGAGGTGGCCCAGACCGTCATCGCCGACGACACCGACGGCCTGCCCGTACTGCCCGCCTGGTTCCTCGTCGAAGCGGCCCGCGACATGCCCCGCCTCGTCGAGGCCCGCCGGTGA
- a CDS encoding amino acid permease — protein MTSTVAPPTETAGTAGSGPQGDPHARRFGLPVATCLVMGNIIGGGIFLLPASVAPFGTVSLVAFAVLTVGAIALALVFGRLSQRHPRTGGPYVYARAAFGDFAGFLAAWSYWITGWVSNAALAVASVGYLSVLFPAVGAHKWSMCLAALAVQWLPALANLAGTRYVGAVQLVSTVLKFVPLLLVAVGGLFFFDADNLGPFRATDQSAVGAVSASAAILLFSYLGVESAAVSAGEVRDPARNVARATILGTAGAAAVYLLGTLAVFGLVAHDTLVTSQAPFTDAVNAMFGGTWGGTVVACAAVVSITGALNGWTLLSAQTPYAAAQDGLFPKAFATKKRGVPVVGVLVTVLLASGLTVYNYTSGSEGVFEMLVLVTTFTATVPYLLSTAAQVYFLATGQAERVDRARLVRDAVLACLAFGFSMWLVAGSGYAAVYQGVLFLFAGVLVHAVMSARRARRAGAPTGA, from the coding sequence ATGACCAGCACCGTAGCCCCGCCCACCGAGACCGCAGGGACCGCGGGGTCCGGCCCGCAGGGCGACCCGCACGCGCGCCGCTTCGGACTTCCCGTCGCCACCTGCCTGGTCATGGGCAACATCATCGGCGGCGGAATCTTCCTGCTCCCCGCCTCGGTGGCTCCCTTCGGGACCGTCAGCCTCGTCGCCTTCGCCGTGCTCACCGTCGGGGCGATAGCCCTCGCGCTGGTCTTCGGCCGCCTGTCGCAACGGCACCCGCGGACCGGCGGCCCGTACGTCTACGCCCGCGCGGCCTTCGGGGACTTCGCCGGTTTCCTCGCCGCCTGGAGCTACTGGATCACCGGCTGGGTCTCGAACGCGGCCCTCGCGGTGGCATCGGTCGGCTACCTGTCGGTGCTCTTCCCGGCCGTCGGCGCGCACAAGTGGTCGATGTGCCTGGCCGCACTGGCGGTGCAGTGGCTCCCGGCGCTCGCCAACCTGGCCGGCACCCGCTACGTCGGTGCGGTCCAACTGGTCTCGACGGTGCTGAAGTTCGTCCCGCTGCTGCTGGTGGCCGTGGGCGGGCTGTTCTTCTTCGACGCGGACAACCTCGGCCCCTTCCGGGCCACCGACCAGAGCGCCGTCGGCGCCGTCTCCGCCTCCGCGGCGATCCTGCTCTTCAGCTACCTCGGCGTCGAGTCCGCCGCCGTCAGCGCGGGCGAGGTCCGCGACCCGGCCCGCAACGTCGCCCGGGCCACGATCCTGGGCACCGCCGGCGCCGCCGCCGTCTACCTGCTCGGCACCCTCGCCGTCTTCGGCCTGGTCGCGCACGACACGCTCGTCACCTCCCAGGCTCCCTTCACCGACGCCGTGAACGCCATGTTCGGCGGGACCTGGGGCGGCACGGTGGTCGCCTGCGCCGCCGTGGTCTCGATCACGGGCGCCCTCAACGGCTGGACCCTGCTCAGCGCGCAGACCCCGTACGCCGCCGCCCAGGACGGGCTCTTCCCGAAGGCCTTCGCGACCAAGAAGCGCGGCGTACCGGTCGTCGGCGTCCTCGTCACGGTCCTCCTCGCCTCGGGCCTGACCGTCTACAACTACACATCCGGCTCGGAGGGCGTCTTCGAGATGCTGGTCCTGGTCACCACCTTCACGGCCACCGTCCCGTACCTGCTGTCCACCGCCGCCCAGGTCTACTTCCTCGCCACGGGCCAGGCGGAGCGCGTCGACCGCGCCCGCCTGGTGCGCGACGCGGTCCTCGCCTGCCTGGCCTTCGGCTTCTCGATGTGGCTGGTCGCCGGGTCCGGCTACGCGGCGGTCTACCAGGGCGTGCTCTTCCTCTTCGCGGGCGTCCTCGTCCACGCCGTCATGTCGGCCCGCCGGGCGCGCCGCGCCGGAGCCCCCACCGGCGCGTGA